One genomic segment of Amycolatopsis sp. Hca4 includes these proteins:
- a CDS encoding class I adenylate-forming enzyme family protein, whose translation MVHPQALLDELERAPEVPAFEHGSRVTTRGELRELIGRCAAGLRAAGLGPGDGIGLATAVTPEGFAALVAVHVLGARAVAVRPGLPEVQLRHILGDVTAVVADGTLPVEAAVPVLRLERLLTAHAHAEPVPQGQPDDIATVVFTSGSTGVPKGVAYSYRALTEGRVWRPPVPGSAHERLGAGFGRYLLFGSLASAVMVEQLGVCLFAGGTAVIPRELPDFLFVLPRLGITAALTTVPRLHRMLDVLRAEDVDLSALRRLIVAGSPVPPHKLAEAAERIGPAMHHAYGQTETGMLTICRADEGPGSVGKPCDTVEIAIRDGEVWVRTPSAFAGYWRDPAGTAAVLSDGWVRTQDLGSVDAEGYLHLSGRARDVVIVNAIIHYTGPIERAIAACPDVDQAYVVAVPDAETGEAAHAFVVPAPGRSPDLDEVRKAVAAELGEAAVPARFSFVGAVPVAPSGKPDKAALRASVLE comes from the coding sequence ATGGTCCACCCGCAGGCACTGCTGGACGAGCTGGAACGCGCTCCGGAGGTCCCGGCGTTCGAACACGGTTCGCGGGTGACCACCCGCGGCGAGCTGCGGGAGCTGATCGGCCGGTGCGCCGCGGGCCTGCGGGCGGCCGGCCTCGGCCCCGGCGACGGCATCGGGCTGGCCACCGCCGTCACGCCGGAGGGGTTCGCCGCCCTGGTCGCGGTGCACGTGCTCGGCGCCCGCGCGGTCGCGGTGCGGCCCGGGCTGCCGGAGGTCCAGCTGCGGCACATCCTCGGCGACGTCACGGCGGTGGTCGCGGACGGCACGCTGCCGGTGGAGGCGGCGGTGCCGGTGCTGCGGCTGGAGCGGCTGCTGACCGCCCACGCCCACGCCGAGCCGGTGCCGCAGGGGCAGCCGGACGACATCGCGACGGTCGTGTTCACCAGCGGGAGCACCGGCGTCCCGAAGGGGGTGGCCTACAGCTACCGCGCGCTGACCGAAGGCCGCGTGTGGCGCCCGCCGGTGCCGGGTTCGGCGCACGAGCGGCTGGGGGCGGGGTTCGGGCGGTACCTGCTGTTCGGGTCACTGGCCAGCGCGGTGATGGTCGAGCAGCTGGGGGTGTGCCTGTTCGCCGGCGGCACGGCGGTGATCCCTCGGGAGCTGCCGGACTTCCTGTTCGTGCTGCCGCGGCTGGGCATCACGGCGGCTCTGACGACGGTGCCGCGGCTGCACCGCATGCTGGACGTGCTGCGCGCCGAAGACGTCGACCTGAGCGCGCTGCGGAGGCTGATCGTGGCCGGCTCGCCGGTGCCGCCGCACAAGCTCGCCGAGGCGGCCGAGCGGATCGGGCCCGCGATGCACCACGCGTACGGCCAGACGGAGACGGGGATGCTGACGATCTGCCGGGCCGACGAGGGGCCCGGTTCGGTCGGGAAGCCCTGCGACACGGTGGAAATCGCGATCCGCGATGGCGAGGTGTGGGTGCGGACGCCGTCGGCCTTCGCGGGCTACTGGCGCGACCCGGCCGGGACCGCGGCCGTGCTGAGCGACGGCTGGGTGCGCACGCAGGACCTGGGGTCGGTGGACGCCGAGGGGTACCTGCATCTGTCCGGGCGGGCCCGGGACGTGGTGATCGTGAACGCGATCATCCACTACACCGGCCCGATCGAGCGGGCGATCGCGGCCTGCCCGGACGTCGACCAGGCGTACGTGGTGGCGGTCCCGGATGCGGAGACGGGTGAAGCGGCGCACGCGTTCGTGGTGCCGGCGCCGGGCCGGTCGCCGGACCTGGACGAGGTCCGCAAGGCGGTGGCGGCGGAGCTGGGGGAGGCGGCGGTGCCGGCGCGGTTCAGCTTCGTGGGTGCGGTTCCGGTGGCACCGTCGGGAAAACCGGACAAGGCGGCGCTGCGGGCGTCCGTTCTGGAGTGA